Proteins from a single region of Urocitellus parryii isolate mUroPar1 chromosome 4, mUroPar1.hap1, whole genome shotgun sequence:
- the Slc22a12 gene encoding solute carrier family 22 member 12, with the protein MAFPELLDQVGGMGRFQILQLMALVVPIVLLTMQNMAENFSAAVPSHRCWVPLLDNATSQAGVAGALSPEALLAVSVPRGPDQQPHQCLRFRQPQWQLLGSNVTATNWSEAATEPCVDGWVYDRSTFTSTTVTQWDLVCDSQFLKPMAQSIYLAGVLVGAAVCGHASDRFGRKRVLTWNYLQTAVSGTVAAFAPTFPLYCLFRFLVAFAVAGIMMNSGSLLMEWTSARARPLVMTLNSVGFSFGQMLMAAVAYGVRDWSLLQLAISVPFILSFVYSWWLPESARWLLITGKLDWGLRELQRVAAINGKRAAGDTLTMEVVLSALQEEVSRGQDPVSLGTLFCTPGLRLRTWVSLMIWFAFAFTFYGLALNLQALGSNIFLLQLLIGAVDLPAKMGTLLLLSRLGRRPLQAGSLVLSGLCVLANTLVPHEMGALRSALAVLGLGALGASFTCVSIFLSELFPTVLRMTAVGLGQMAARGGAILGPLVLLLGIYSPSLPLLVHGTVPLLSGLAALLLPETQNLPLPDTIHDIQNQ; encoded by the exons ATGGCATTTCCGGAACTCCTAGACCAAGTAGGTGGCATGGGCAGGTTCCAGATCCTGCAGCTGATGGCCCTGGTGGTCCCCATCGTCCTGCTCACCATGCAGAACATGGCCGAGAACTTCTCGGCCGCCGTGCCCAGCCACCGCTGCTGGGTGCCCCTCCTGGACAATGCCACCAGCCAGGCCGGCGTCGCGGGGGCCCTGAGTCCCGAGGCCCTCCTGGCTGTCTCCGTCCCACGGGGCCCCGACCAGCAGCCACACCAGTGTCTCCGCTTCCGCCAGCCGCAGTGGCAGCTCCTGGGCTCCAACGTCACGGCCACCAACTGGAGCGAGGCCGCCACAGAGCCCTGTGTGGACGGCTGGGTCTATGACCGCAGCACCTTCACCTCCACCACCGTGACCCAG TGGGACCTGGTGTGTGACTCCCAGTTTCTGAAGCCCATGGCCCAGTCCATCTACCTGGCGGGGGTCCTGGTGGGAGCTGCGGTGTGTGGCCACGCCTCGGACAG GTTCGGGCGCAAGAGGGTGCTGACGTGGAACTACCTGCAGACAGCGGTGTCGGGGACGGTGGCTGCCTTCGCCCCCACCTTCCCCCTGTACTGCCTGTTCCGCTTCCTGGTGGCCTTCGCCGTGGCGGGCATCATGATGAACTCGGGCAGTCTCC TGATGGAGTGGACATCGGCACGGGCCCGCCCCTTGGTGATGACCTTGAACTCCGTGGGCTTCAGCTTTGGCCAGATGCTGATGGCCGCGGTGGCCTATGGTGTGCGTGACTGGTCGCTGCTGCAGCTGGCCATCTCCGTGCCCTTCATCCTCAGCTTTGTGTACTCATG GTGGCTGCCCGAATCCGCCAGATGGCTCCTCATCACGGGCAAGCTGGACTGGGGCCTGAGGGAGCTGCAGAGGGTGGCCGCCATCAACGGCAAGAGggcagcaggggacacactgacCATGGAG gtCGTGCTCTCAGCCTTGCAGGAGGAGGTGAGCAGGGGCCAGGACCCCGTCAGCCTGGGCACCCTGTTCTGCACTCCCGGGCTGCGCCTCCGGACCTGGGTCTCCCTGATGATCTG GTTCGCCTTCGCCTTCACCTTCTACGGCCTGGCCCTGAacctgcaggccctgggcagcAACATCTTCCTGCTCCAGCTGCTCATCGGGGCCGTGGACCTCCCGGCCAAGATGGGCACTCTGCTGCTGCTGAGCCGCCTGGGCCGCCGCCCCCTGCAGGCCGGCTCCCTGGTGCTGTCGGGGCTCTGCGTCCTGGCCAACACCCTGGTGCCCCATG AGATGGGGGCCCTGCGCTCAGCCCTGGccgtgctggggctgggggcgcTAGGGGCCAGCTTCACCTGCGTGAGCATCTTCCTCAGTGAACTCTTCCCCACGGTGCTCAG GATGACAGCGGTGGGCCTGGGCCAGATGGCCGCCCGTGGGGGAGCCATCCTGGGACCCCTGGTCCTGCTGCTGGGCATCTATTCCCCCTCACTGCCCCTGCTGGTTCACGGGACCGTGCCATTGTTGAGTGGCCTGGCTGCACTCCTGCTGCCCGAAACCCAGAACTTGCCGCTGCCCGACACCATCCATGATATACAGAACCAGTGA